CTGTGCGGCCTGCTCCAGCTCAGCACTTTTGCCCGCCTCCAGCCAATCGCGCCACTGCGGGTCTTTCAGCACCTCGGCCTGGGCCAGGCTTGCGCTCAAGCTCAGACCCACGCTCAGGGCCAACACGGCAAGTCGAACAGTCTTCACGCGCATCACGGGCACTCTCCTTTTTTGGGGCCTGCGCATTAGAACGAGGCCGCAGGCCCGCGGTTGGCGGGGTATTCACCGAGGGCCGGAGGTGGCTTCCGACACTTGCTGCGGAGGCGGCGGCGCCGCCAGCTGAGCCGCCACATGCTCGCCAAAACGCCAGACGGCCGGCGCCGCGTCGCGCCGCCAGATCAACCGCGTCTCGCCTCGCGGCAGCGGCACCTGTTCCCCGGCCGGCGCCTGCAGCACACGGTAGACCACACCCGGGCGCTGAAAGCCCTGCATGCTGGCCGGCACCCAGGCCGCGCCGATGCCGGCCGAGACCAGGTTGACGATGGTCTGCATCTGGATGGCCTCTTGCTCGATGCGCGGCTCGCAGCCCTGCGCCCGGTACACGGCCACCACGGCATCGAACAGCGAGGGCGCAATCGCCCGCGGGAACATCACCAGCGGCAATCCCAGAACCTCGGCCAGAGGCAGCTGATCGAAGCGGGCCAGCGGCGAGTCGGCACTCAGCGCCAGCAGCAGGGGCTCGTCCGCCACCTGCAGCGACTCAAAGCCTGGCGGCACGGCGCCGCGGGCATGCAGCACAAAGCCGGCATCGATCTCGCCGGCCTCGAAGGCCTGCAGCTGCACATCGAGCGTGGCCTCGCGCAGGCTCAGCGCCACATCGGGCACCTGCTCGCGAAAACCCTTGAGCCAGCGCGGCAGCTCGCCAAAACCCAGGGTGGACACAAAGGCCAGGCGCAGCCGCCCGGCCGTGCCCCGCGCTGCCGCCTGGGCCAGGGCCGGCAGCTCGGCCGCCTGGGCCAGCAGGCCCTGGGCCAGGGGCAGCAAGGCCGCACCGGCCGGGCTCAGGCCCACCGAACGGCTGCTGCGAACGAAGAGGCTGGCGCCCAGCTCGGCCTCCAGTTTCTGGATGGCCTGGGTCAGCGGCGGCTGGGTCATGTGCAGGCGCTCGGCGGCGCGGCCGAAATGCAGCTCTTCGGCCACGGCAACAAACTGGCGCAGGCTGCGCAGATCCAGGCTCATTGATTCATCCAGAGTATCAATTCAATCTGAATAATATATTTGAAAAGCAATCGACCCTTCGAGATACTGAAGCCACCCCAGCAGGAGACCTCACACCATGAGCCAGGACAGCCAGCCGCCCATCCGTTTCGACCGCCGTTCGCGCAACATCACCGAGGGCGTGGCCCGCGCACCCAACCGCTCCATGTACTACGGCATGGGCTACCAGGAAACCGATTTCGGCAAGCCCATGATCGGCGTGGCCAACGGCCACTCGACCATCACGCCCTGCAACTCGGGCCTGCAAAAGCTGGCCGACGCGGCCGTGATCGGCCTCAAGGCTGCGGGCGCCAATGCCCAGCTCTTCGGCACGCCCACCATCAGCGACGGCATGGCCATGGGCACCGAAGGCATGAAGTACAGCCTGGTCTCGCGCGAGGTGATCTCGGACTGCGTGGAAACCTGCGTCGGCGGCCAATGGCTGGACGGCGTGATGGTGATCGGCGGCTGTGACAAGAACATGCCTGGCGGCATGATGGGCATGCTGCGCGCCAATGTGCCGGCCATCTACATCTACGGCGGCACCATCAAGCCGGGCCACTACAAGGGCCAGGACCTGAACATCGTCTCGGTCTTCGAAGCCGTGGGCCAATTCAGCGCCGGCAAGATGAGCGAAGAGGACTTCTGCCAGATCGAGAAGCGCGCCATCCCCGGCAGCGGCTCCTGCGGCGGCATGTACACCGCCAACACCATGAGCTCGGCCTTTGAAGCCCTGGGCATGAGCCTGCCCTACTCCTCGTCCATGTCCAATGTCGAGGACGAGGTGGTCGAGAACACCAAGAAGGCCGCTGCCGTGCTGGTCGAGGCCGTCAAGGCCGACCTGAAACCGCGCGACATCGTCACCAAGAAGGCGATCGAGAACGCCGTGGCCGTGATCATGGCCACCGGTGGCTCGACCAATGCCGTGCTGCACTTCCTGGCCATCGCCCACGCGGCCGAGGTGGACTGGACCATCGACGACTTCGAGCGCATGCGCAAGAAGATTCCGGTGCTTTGCGACCTCAAGCCCAGCGGCCGCTTCCTGGCCGTGGACCTGCACAAGGCCGGCGGCATCCCGGCCGTGATGAAGGTGCTGCTGCAGGCCGGCCTGCTGCATGGCGACTGCATCACCATCACCGGCAAGACCGTGGCCGAGAACCTGGCCGAGGTGCCCGAGCTCTCGCCCACGCAAGAAGTCATCCGCCGGGTGGACCAGCCCCTGTATGCCCAAGGCCATCTGGCCATCCTGCGCGGCAACCTCTCGCCCGAAGGCTGCGTGGCCAAGATCACCGGTCTGAAGAGCCCCGTGATGACCGGCCCGGCCCGCGTGTTCGAGGACGAGCAATCGGCCCTGGCCGCCATCATGGCCGGCAAGATCGTGGCGGGCGACATCATGGTCTTGCGCTATCTGGGACCCAAGGGCGGCCCCGGCATGCCCGAAATGCTGGCGCCCACCGGTGCCCTGATCGGCCAGGGCCTGGGCGAAAGCGTGGGTCTCATCACCGATGGCCGCTTCTCTGGCGGCACCTGGGGCATGGTGGTCGGCCATGTGGCACCCGAGGCCTACGAGGGCGGCGTGATCGCCCTGGTGCACGAAGGCGACCGCATCACCATCGACGCGCATCAGCTGAAGCTGGAGCTGCATGTCGATGAGGCCGAGCTGGCCCGCCGCAAGGCCGCCTGGGTCAAACCGGCACCGCGCTACACCCGCGGCGTGCTGGCCAAGTTCGCCAAGAACGCCTCCAGCGCCAGCTCGGGCGCGGTGCTGGATCGCTTCGAGTGAGTTTCGAGTGAGCTTCGGGTGAGCTGCCCCGGCCACCGCCGGTCAAGCCGAAGGCCGCCCGCTCAGCGCAGCAGCGGCGCAATCACCCGCTGACGCACCAGCGGATGCCATAGTCGGCCGTCCTGGCGCAGGGCGGCGGGCGGCAGCTCGGGGTTGCTCAGGCTCAGCCAGCGGCGCGAGCCCAGCTGGGCCTGCGCCACCTCGGCGCCGACCAGCTTCTCGTGCAGGGCCTCGAAACTGCCATCGGCCTGCACCACACGCCAGCCCTGGCGCAGGCGCTCGGCCAGCTCGGGCCGGGCCTGGTTGACGATGAAGCTGAAGGTGGACGGGTAGGCCAGCAGCCAGTCACTCAGCACCACCACGCCGGGCAAGGCATTGACGATGCC
This region of Paucibacter aquatile genomic DNA includes:
- a CDS encoding LysR family transcriptional regulator: MSLDLRSLRQFVAVAEELHFGRAAERLHMTQPPLTQAIQKLEAELGASLFVRSSRSVGLSPAGAALLPLAQGLLAQAAELPALAQAAARGTAGRLRLAFVSTLGFGELPRWLKGFREQVPDVALSLREATLDVQLQAFEAGEIDAGFVLHARGAVPPGFESLQVADEPLLLALSADSPLARFDQLPLAEVLGLPLVMFPRAIAPSLFDAVVAVYRAQGCEPRIEQEAIQMQTIVNLVSAGIGAAWVPASMQGFQRPGVVYRVLQAPAGEQVPLPRGETRLIWRRDAAPAVWRFGEHVAAQLAAPPPPQQVSEATSGPR
- the ilvD gene encoding dihydroxy-acid dehydratase, yielding MSQDSQPPIRFDRRSRNITEGVARAPNRSMYYGMGYQETDFGKPMIGVANGHSTITPCNSGLQKLADAAVIGLKAAGANAQLFGTPTISDGMAMGTEGMKYSLVSREVISDCVETCVGGQWLDGVMVIGGCDKNMPGGMMGMLRANVPAIYIYGGTIKPGHYKGQDLNIVSVFEAVGQFSAGKMSEEDFCQIEKRAIPGSGSCGGMYTANTMSSAFEALGMSLPYSSSMSNVEDEVVENTKKAAAVLVEAVKADLKPRDIVTKKAIENAVAVIMATGGSTNAVLHFLAIAHAAEVDWTIDDFERMRKKIPVLCDLKPSGRFLAVDLHKAGGIPAVMKVLLQAGLLHGDCITITGKTVAENLAEVPELSPTQEVIRRVDQPLYAQGHLAILRGNLSPEGCVAKITGLKSPVMTGPARVFEDEQSALAAIMAGKIVAGDIMVLRYLGPKGGPGMPEMLAPTGALIGQGLGESVGLITDGRFSGGTWGMVVGHVAPEAYEGGVIALVHEGDRITIDAHQLKLELHVDEAELARRKAAWVKPAPRYTRGVLAKFAKNASSASSGAVLDRFE